A genomic stretch from Halichoerus grypus chromosome 5, mHalGry1.hap1.1, whole genome shotgun sequence includes:
- the PDP1 gene encoding pyruvate dehyrogenase phosphatase catalytic subunit 1 isoform X4 → MPAPTQLFFPLIRNCELSRIYGTACSCHHRHLCCSSPYLAQSRLRYAPHPAYATFCRPKESWWQYTQGRRYASTPQKFYLTPPQVNSILKANEYSFKVPEFDGKNVSSVLGFDSNQLPANAPIEDRRSAATCLQTRGMLLGVFDGHAGCACSQAVSERLFYYIAVSLLPHETLLEIENAVESGRALLPILQWHKHPNDYFSKEASKLYFNSLRTYWQELIDLNTGESTDIDVKEALINAFKRLDNDISLEAQVGDPNSFLNYLVLRVAFSGATACVAHVDGVDLHVANTGDSRAMLGVQEEDGSWSAVTLSNDHNAQNERELERLKLEHPKNEAKSVVKQDRLLGLLMPFRAFGDVKFKWSIDLQKRVIESGPDQLNDNEYTKFIPPNYYTPPYLTAEPEVTYHRLRPQDKFLVLATDGLWETMHRQDVVRIVGEYLTGMHHQQPIAVGGYKVTLGQMHGLLTERRAKMSSVFEDQNAATHLIRHAVGNNEFGTVDHERLSKMLSLPEELARMYRDDITIIVVQFNSHVVGAYQNQE, encoded by the coding sequence ATGCCAGCCCCGACTCAACTGTTTTTCCCTCTGATCCGGAACTGTGAGCTGAGCAGAATCTATGGCACTGCGTGCTCCTGCCACCACAGACATCTGTGCTGCTCGTCCCCGTACCTGGCGCAGAGCCGCCTGAGATACGCGCCGCACCCGGCGTACGCTACCTTCTGCCGGCCCAAGGAGAGCTGGTGGCAGTACACGCAAGGAAGGAGATACGCTTCCACGCCGCAGAAGTTTTACCTCACCCCTCCACAGGTCAACAGCATCCTGAAAGCTAACGAATACAGTTTCAAAGTGCCAGAATTCGATGGCAAGAACGTCAGCTCTGTCCTTGGGTTTGACAGCAATCAGCTGCCTGCAAATGCCCCCATCGAGGACCGGAGAAGTGCAGCCACCTGCTTGCAGACCAGAGGGATGCTTTTGGGGGTTTTCGACGGCCATGCAGGCTGCGCTTGTTCCCAGGCGGTCAGTGAGAGACTCTTTTATTATATTGCCGTCTCTCTGTTACCCCATGAGACTTTGCTAGAGATTGAAAATGCAGTAGAGAGCGGTCGGGCGCTGCTGCCCATTCTCCAGTGGCACAAGCACCCCAATGATTACTTCAGCAAGGAGGCCTCCAAATTGTATTTCAACAGCTTGAGGACTTACTGGCAAGAACTTATAGACCTCAACACCGGGGAGTCTACTGATATCGATGTCAAGGAGGCTTTAATTAACGCTTTTAAGAGGCTTGACAATGACATCTCTTTGGAGGCTCAAGTTGGTGATCCCAATTCTTTCCTCAACTACCTGGTGCTTCGAGTGGCATTTTCTGGGGCCACCGCTTGTGTGGCCCACGTAGATGGTGTTGACCTTCATGTGGCCAATACCGGCGATAGCAGAGCCATGCTGGGTGTGCAGGAAGAGGATGGCTCTTGGTCAGCAGTCACTCTCTCTAATGACCACAACGctcagaatgagagagaactGGAACGGCTGAAATTGGAACACCCAAAGAATGAGGCCAAGAGTGTGGTGAAACAGGATCGGCTGCTTGGCTTGCTGATGCCTTTTAGGGCTTTTGGAGACGTAAAGTTCAAATGGAGCATTGACCTTCAAAAGAGGGTGATAGAATCAGGCCCAGACCAGTTGAATGACAATGAATATACCAAGTTTATCCCTCCTAATTATTACACGCCTCCTTATCTCACTGCTGAGCCAGAGGTAACTTACCACCGATTAAGGCCACAGGATAAGTTTCTGGTGTTGGCTACTGATGGGCTGTGGGAGACGATGCATAGGCAGGATGTGGTTAGGATTGTGGGTGAGTACCTGACGGGCATGCATCACCAACAGCCAATAGCTGTTGGCGGCTACAAGGTGACTCTAGGACAGATGCATGGCCTTTTAACAGAAAGGAGAGCCAAGATGTCGTCGGTATTCGAGGACCAGAACGCAGCAACCCATCTCATTCGTCACGCAGTGGGCAACAACGAGTTTGGGACTGTTGATCACGAGCGCCTCTCCAAAATGCTTAGTCTCCCTGAGGAGCTTGCTCGGATGTACAGAGACGACATTACAATCATTGTGGTTCAGTTCAATTCTCATGTTGTAGGGGCATATCAAAACCAAGAATAG
- the PDP1 gene encoding pyruvate dehyrogenase phosphatase catalytic subunit 1 isoform X3 gives MCVCPGPRRIGIPVRSSSLPLFSDAMPAPTQLFFPLIRNCELSRIYGTACSCHHRHLCCSSPYLAQSRLRYAPHPAYATFCRPKESWWQYTQGRRYASTPQKFYLTPPQVNSILKANEYSFKVPEFDGKNVSSVLGFDSNQLPANAPIEDRRSAATCLQTRGMLLGVFDGHAGCACSQAVSERLFYYIAVSLLPHETLLEIENAVESGRALLPILQWHKHPNDYFSKEASKLYFNSLRTYWQELIDLNTGESTDIDVKEALINAFKRLDNDISLEAQVGDPNSFLNYLVLRVAFSGATACVAHVDGVDLHVANTGDSRAMLGVQEEDGSWSAVTLSNDHNAQNERELERLKLEHPKNEAKSVVKQDRLLGLLMPFRAFGDVKFKWSIDLQKRVIESGPDQLNDNEYTKFIPPNYYTPPYLTAEPEVTYHRLRPQDKFLVLATDGLWETMHRQDVVRIVGEYLTGMHHQQPIAVGGYKVTLGQMHGLLTERRAKMSSVFEDQNAATHLIRHAVGNNEFGTVDHERLSKMLSLPEELARMYRDDITIIVVQFNSHVVGAYQNQE, from the coding sequence GAATCCCCGTCAGGAGCTCCAGCCTGCCGCTGTTCTCTGATGCCATGCCAGCCCCGACTCAACTGTTTTTCCCTCTGATCCGGAACTGTGAGCTGAGCAGAATCTATGGCACTGCGTGCTCCTGCCACCACAGACATCTGTGCTGCTCGTCCCCGTACCTGGCGCAGAGCCGCCTGAGATACGCGCCGCACCCGGCGTACGCTACCTTCTGCCGGCCCAAGGAGAGCTGGTGGCAGTACACGCAAGGAAGGAGATACGCTTCCACGCCGCAGAAGTTTTACCTCACCCCTCCACAGGTCAACAGCATCCTGAAAGCTAACGAATACAGTTTCAAAGTGCCAGAATTCGATGGCAAGAACGTCAGCTCTGTCCTTGGGTTTGACAGCAATCAGCTGCCTGCAAATGCCCCCATCGAGGACCGGAGAAGTGCAGCCACCTGCTTGCAGACCAGAGGGATGCTTTTGGGGGTTTTCGACGGCCATGCAGGCTGCGCTTGTTCCCAGGCGGTCAGTGAGAGACTCTTTTATTATATTGCCGTCTCTCTGTTACCCCATGAGACTTTGCTAGAGATTGAAAATGCAGTAGAGAGCGGTCGGGCGCTGCTGCCCATTCTCCAGTGGCACAAGCACCCCAATGATTACTTCAGCAAGGAGGCCTCCAAATTGTATTTCAACAGCTTGAGGACTTACTGGCAAGAACTTATAGACCTCAACACCGGGGAGTCTACTGATATCGATGTCAAGGAGGCTTTAATTAACGCTTTTAAGAGGCTTGACAATGACATCTCTTTGGAGGCTCAAGTTGGTGATCCCAATTCTTTCCTCAACTACCTGGTGCTTCGAGTGGCATTTTCTGGGGCCACCGCTTGTGTGGCCCACGTAGATGGTGTTGACCTTCATGTGGCCAATACCGGCGATAGCAGAGCCATGCTGGGTGTGCAGGAAGAGGATGGCTCTTGGTCAGCAGTCACTCTCTCTAATGACCACAACGctcagaatgagagagaactGGAACGGCTGAAATTGGAACACCCAAAGAATGAGGCCAAGAGTGTGGTGAAACAGGATCGGCTGCTTGGCTTGCTGATGCCTTTTAGGGCTTTTGGAGACGTAAAGTTCAAATGGAGCATTGACCTTCAAAAGAGGGTGATAGAATCAGGCCCAGACCAGTTGAATGACAATGAATATACCAAGTTTATCCCTCCTAATTATTACACGCCTCCTTATCTCACTGCTGAGCCAGAGGTAACTTACCACCGATTAAGGCCACAGGATAAGTTTCTGGTGTTGGCTACTGATGGGCTGTGGGAGACGATGCATAGGCAGGATGTGGTTAGGATTGTGGGTGAGTACCTGACGGGCATGCATCACCAACAGCCAATAGCTGTTGGCGGCTACAAGGTGACTCTAGGACAGATGCATGGCCTTTTAACAGAAAGGAGAGCCAAGATGTCGTCGGTATTCGAGGACCAGAACGCAGCAACCCATCTCATTCGTCACGCAGTGGGCAACAACGAGTTTGGGACTGTTGATCACGAGCGCCTCTCCAAAATGCTTAGTCTCCCTGAGGAGCTTGCTCGGATGTACAGAGACGACATTACAATCATTGTGGTTCAGTTCAATTCTCATGTTGTAGGGGCATATCAAAACCAAGAATAG
- the PDP1 gene encoding pyruvate dehyrogenase phosphatase catalytic subunit 1 isoform X1, giving the protein MSISALLSMGRCCCRCCCPRGLWMLSAPCCDDRRMCVCPGPRRIGIPVRSSSLPLFSDAMPAPTQLFFPLIRNCELSRIYGTACSCHHRHLCCSSPYLAQSRLRYAPHPAYATFCRPKESWWQYTQGRRYASTPQKFYLTPPQVNSILKANEYSFKVPEFDGKNVSSVLGFDSNQLPANAPIEDRRSAATCLQTRGMLLGVFDGHAGCACSQAVSERLFYYIAVSLLPHETLLEIENAVESGRALLPILQWHKHPNDYFSKEASKLYFNSLRTYWQELIDLNTGESTDIDVKEALINAFKRLDNDISLEAQVGDPNSFLNYLVLRVAFSGATACVAHVDGVDLHVANTGDSRAMLGVQEEDGSWSAVTLSNDHNAQNERELERLKLEHPKNEAKSVVKQDRLLGLLMPFRAFGDVKFKWSIDLQKRVIESGPDQLNDNEYTKFIPPNYYTPPYLTAEPEVTYHRLRPQDKFLVLATDGLWETMHRQDVVRIVGEYLTGMHHQQPIAVGGYKVTLGQMHGLLTERRAKMSSVFEDQNAATHLIRHAVGNNEFGTVDHERLSKMLSLPEELARMYRDDITIIVVQFNSHVVGAYQNQE; this is encoded by the coding sequence GAATCCCCGTCAGGAGCTCCAGCCTGCCGCTGTTCTCTGATGCCATGCCAGCCCCGACTCAACTGTTTTTCCCTCTGATCCGGAACTGTGAGCTGAGCAGAATCTATGGCACTGCGTGCTCCTGCCACCACAGACATCTGTGCTGCTCGTCCCCGTACCTGGCGCAGAGCCGCCTGAGATACGCGCCGCACCCGGCGTACGCTACCTTCTGCCGGCCCAAGGAGAGCTGGTGGCAGTACACGCAAGGAAGGAGATACGCTTCCACGCCGCAGAAGTTTTACCTCACCCCTCCACAGGTCAACAGCATCCTGAAAGCTAACGAATACAGTTTCAAAGTGCCAGAATTCGATGGCAAGAACGTCAGCTCTGTCCTTGGGTTTGACAGCAATCAGCTGCCTGCAAATGCCCCCATCGAGGACCGGAGAAGTGCAGCCACCTGCTTGCAGACCAGAGGGATGCTTTTGGGGGTTTTCGACGGCCATGCAGGCTGCGCTTGTTCCCAGGCGGTCAGTGAGAGACTCTTTTATTATATTGCCGTCTCTCTGTTACCCCATGAGACTTTGCTAGAGATTGAAAATGCAGTAGAGAGCGGTCGGGCGCTGCTGCCCATTCTCCAGTGGCACAAGCACCCCAATGATTACTTCAGCAAGGAGGCCTCCAAATTGTATTTCAACAGCTTGAGGACTTACTGGCAAGAACTTATAGACCTCAACACCGGGGAGTCTACTGATATCGATGTCAAGGAGGCTTTAATTAACGCTTTTAAGAGGCTTGACAATGACATCTCTTTGGAGGCTCAAGTTGGTGATCCCAATTCTTTCCTCAACTACCTGGTGCTTCGAGTGGCATTTTCTGGGGCCACCGCTTGTGTGGCCCACGTAGATGGTGTTGACCTTCATGTGGCCAATACCGGCGATAGCAGAGCCATGCTGGGTGTGCAGGAAGAGGATGGCTCTTGGTCAGCAGTCACTCTCTCTAATGACCACAACGctcagaatgagagagaactGGAACGGCTGAAATTGGAACACCCAAAGAATGAGGCCAAGAGTGTGGTGAAACAGGATCGGCTGCTTGGCTTGCTGATGCCTTTTAGGGCTTTTGGAGACGTAAAGTTCAAATGGAGCATTGACCTTCAAAAGAGGGTGATAGAATCAGGCCCAGACCAGTTGAATGACAATGAATATACCAAGTTTATCCCTCCTAATTATTACACGCCTCCTTATCTCACTGCTGAGCCAGAGGTAACTTACCACCGATTAAGGCCACAGGATAAGTTTCTGGTGTTGGCTACTGATGGGCTGTGGGAGACGATGCATAGGCAGGATGTGGTTAGGATTGTGGGTGAGTACCTGACGGGCATGCATCACCAACAGCCAATAGCTGTTGGCGGCTACAAGGTGACTCTAGGACAGATGCATGGCCTTTTAACAGAAAGGAGAGCCAAGATGTCGTCGGTATTCGAGGACCAGAACGCAGCAACCCATCTCATTCGTCACGCAGTGGGCAACAACGAGTTTGGGACTGTTGATCACGAGCGCCTCTCCAAAATGCTTAGTCTCCCTGAGGAGCTTGCTCGGATGTACAGAGACGACATTACAATCATTGTGGTTCAGTTCAATTCTCATGTTGTAGGGGCATATCAAAACCAAGAATAG
- the PDP1 gene encoding pyruvate dehyrogenase phosphatase catalytic subunit 1 isoform X2, which translates to MEGPVPGRTSTRCWVPAASGGVPDSPAGRMCVCPGPRRIGIPVRSSSLPLFSDAMPAPTQLFFPLIRNCELSRIYGTACSCHHRHLCCSSPYLAQSRLRYAPHPAYATFCRPKESWWQYTQGRRYASTPQKFYLTPPQVNSILKANEYSFKVPEFDGKNVSSVLGFDSNQLPANAPIEDRRSAATCLQTRGMLLGVFDGHAGCACSQAVSERLFYYIAVSLLPHETLLEIENAVESGRALLPILQWHKHPNDYFSKEASKLYFNSLRTYWQELIDLNTGESTDIDVKEALINAFKRLDNDISLEAQVGDPNSFLNYLVLRVAFSGATACVAHVDGVDLHVANTGDSRAMLGVQEEDGSWSAVTLSNDHNAQNERELERLKLEHPKNEAKSVVKQDRLLGLLMPFRAFGDVKFKWSIDLQKRVIESGPDQLNDNEYTKFIPPNYYTPPYLTAEPEVTYHRLRPQDKFLVLATDGLWETMHRQDVVRIVGEYLTGMHHQQPIAVGGYKVTLGQMHGLLTERRAKMSSVFEDQNAATHLIRHAVGNNEFGTVDHERLSKMLSLPEELARMYRDDITIIVVQFNSHVVGAYQNQE; encoded by the coding sequence GAATCCCCGTCAGGAGCTCCAGCCTGCCGCTGTTCTCTGATGCCATGCCAGCCCCGACTCAACTGTTTTTCCCTCTGATCCGGAACTGTGAGCTGAGCAGAATCTATGGCACTGCGTGCTCCTGCCACCACAGACATCTGTGCTGCTCGTCCCCGTACCTGGCGCAGAGCCGCCTGAGATACGCGCCGCACCCGGCGTACGCTACCTTCTGCCGGCCCAAGGAGAGCTGGTGGCAGTACACGCAAGGAAGGAGATACGCTTCCACGCCGCAGAAGTTTTACCTCACCCCTCCACAGGTCAACAGCATCCTGAAAGCTAACGAATACAGTTTCAAAGTGCCAGAATTCGATGGCAAGAACGTCAGCTCTGTCCTTGGGTTTGACAGCAATCAGCTGCCTGCAAATGCCCCCATCGAGGACCGGAGAAGTGCAGCCACCTGCTTGCAGACCAGAGGGATGCTTTTGGGGGTTTTCGACGGCCATGCAGGCTGCGCTTGTTCCCAGGCGGTCAGTGAGAGACTCTTTTATTATATTGCCGTCTCTCTGTTACCCCATGAGACTTTGCTAGAGATTGAAAATGCAGTAGAGAGCGGTCGGGCGCTGCTGCCCATTCTCCAGTGGCACAAGCACCCCAATGATTACTTCAGCAAGGAGGCCTCCAAATTGTATTTCAACAGCTTGAGGACTTACTGGCAAGAACTTATAGACCTCAACACCGGGGAGTCTACTGATATCGATGTCAAGGAGGCTTTAATTAACGCTTTTAAGAGGCTTGACAATGACATCTCTTTGGAGGCTCAAGTTGGTGATCCCAATTCTTTCCTCAACTACCTGGTGCTTCGAGTGGCATTTTCTGGGGCCACCGCTTGTGTGGCCCACGTAGATGGTGTTGACCTTCATGTGGCCAATACCGGCGATAGCAGAGCCATGCTGGGTGTGCAGGAAGAGGATGGCTCTTGGTCAGCAGTCACTCTCTCTAATGACCACAACGctcagaatgagagagaactGGAACGGCTGAAATTGGAACACCCAAAGAATGAGGCCAAGAGTGTGGTGAAACAGGATCGGCTGCTTGGCTTGCTGATGCCTTTTAGGGCTTTTGGAGACGTAAAGTTCAAATGGAGCATTGACCTTCAAAAGAGGGTGATAGAATCAGGCCCAGACCAGTTGAATGACAATGAATATACCAAGTTTATCCCTCCTAATTATTACACGCCTCCTTATCTCACTGCTGAGCCAGAGGTAACTTACCACCGATTAAGGCCACAGGATAAGTTTCTGGTGTTGGCTACTGATGGGCTGTGGGAGACGATGCATAGGCAGGATGTGGTTAGGATTGTGGGTGAGTACCTGACGGGCATGCATCACCAACAGCCAATAGCTGTTGGCGGCTACAAGGTGACTCTAGGACAGATGCATGGCCTTTTAACAGAAAGGAGAGCCAAGATGTCGTCGGTATTCGAGGACCAGAACGCAGCAACCCATCTCATTCGTCACGCAGTGGGCAACAACGAGTTTGGGACTGTTGATCACGAGCGCCTCTCCAAAATGCTTAGTCTCCCTGAGGAGCTTGCTCGGATGTACAGAGACGACATTACAATCATTGTGGTTCAGTTCAATTCTCATGTTGTAGGGGCATATCAAAACCAAGAATAG